The Nicotiana tomentosiformis chromosome 2, ASM39032v3, whole genome shotgun sequence genome includes the window TTGAATGCAGTCAGGCTCACAAACCTATTttcccaaacttccttcttctttgacctctctaggcctgcaactctggtatcaccccccCCTCCCCTCCGACCATCATTcggaatatcatcatcatcatcaactgtgACTGGTGCGGTGGGGGCATGAGTAAATGAGGGCTCCGAAGCCTTACTGTTCCCTTCCGACCCCTCAGAAgtactctcagaagaggtaggctcATCTCTCAGTCGGTATTTGTCCTGGGGTAGCTGTGGCTGTGATTGCACAACAGACTGCCTTTAcactgagttgccctctgatgcttccctagacagggcatatgaacttgattcggaGGGCTCTAGCTGTCTACCTCGGCCTATTGTTGCCTTCTTACTGATCATGTTTTGCACAGAGAGTGGTAGGGTACCCCTGCCTcagcctcgggagggttcacccctccccttggaTGTATCATCTCGTCCCCGTGATCTAACCTTTGCCTGCAATATATAGAAACATAAATCAGTTATAGTTCAAATCCAAAGTATCAGACAGTTAAAGACAAACAGTATGCAGGTtggggaagtgcggtccgcacatttttgggtgcggccgcagatgggcttgtgcggaccgcacaattttggaagTGAGGCCGCACTGatggttctgcggtccgcacaatcttGAGTGCGGCCGTACAATTGAAACTTCAAAAATGGCAACTCTCAGAAAATATAGACTTGCTTGATCTGCagccgcacacacttttctgcgTCCGCAGTTGAATttctgcgaaccgcacaatttcaagtgcggtccgcacaatcttCTACCTCAAATGCCCTAGCctactgatctgcggaccgcacaattccttgtgtggccgcacaattcaaaTATTTATCGGGCAGATTCTTAGGGTTTCTAATTCACTCTCAATTTAGACATGGTAGTAGCAATTTAGACATGATACATAGTTTACCCATCCCCCAAATAGCAAATAGAAAGTTACCCACACAAATTTAAGCTCACATGATGATGAATTTGACATTAgacctaaaaataactaaactaattaagaacaaaattaagaaaattaaaaaatttaaagatgaattgaacataccagtaatgTAGTGATGCTAAGAAAGAACCAAAGATGATGAAATGAGTGTTAGATGCGTGAATCCGTTGAGTGCACTGTGTTTGCCTTTGTGTTAATTGTTCAAAGTTCGTAAAGTCTCAACAGTAGTGAgaaggctactatttatacttgACTCATTAGGGAAAAAGTTAAAgagctgagtgcggccgcacaattttgtgtacGGTCCGCACTCCTTTACCTGTTACAAATTACCGTTTTGATGATCCGAGGTCCACAgatttttgagtgcggccgcagatttttgTGCGAACCGCATAtttccttgtgcggccgcactttggccatttctctgacaggCACAatttcagagagtttgcaatttcttatctccagttgtgcgaccgcaacaagaattgtgcggccgcagatccctTTTTATTCTGgccttcaaaattgtgcggtccgcacttttttcacacttagccactttttctgagcacagttcctgcaaaGCACACTCATTTCTGCAACACATTTCAGAACCAGTTAACACAAaacaagacctatctaaagaagaagaaaaggaaaagaaaaagaaacatgggttgcctcccaagatagcccgatttaacgtcgcggcacgacgtagattaccatcaatcacttaaaatgaatcactgccactaCGTGGCCATCACCAACATTTCCcagatagtgcttcacccggtaaccattgactctaaatacttcatcatttttattcttcaagtccaatgcaccaaagggtgtcacactcacaacttcaaacgggccactccatttagacttcaactttcccgagaattgaacaataacacaagatcaccttctttaaacTCCTTGTTCCGAATGTACTTGTCATTGAGGTACTTCATATTCTCTTTGTATAAGGAtgaacttgtatatgcatggtaccgaaattaatctagctcattcaattgtgccacccttaagttggaggcaacatcccactcaagatttagtttcttcaaagcccacatggccttgtgctcaagttccaccggaagttgacaagctttcccaaacaataaccggtatggagacatcccaatcggTATTTCGTAAGCCTTCATTTaagcccataaagcatcatcaagtttctttgatcAATCTCTCTAGCTGGCATACACTATTTTTGACAAAATACtattgatctcccggttggagactttcacttgtccgcttgcttgagggtGATCGGGGGTtgtgactttgtgagtgacaccatacttgctaagcaaagtatcaaaatctttgttgcaaaaatgccaCCCCACATCGCTTATAatggcccgcggagtaccaaaccttgtgaagatgttctttttcaaaaatgccaccatacttctagcttcattgttgggtagagcaacggcctcaacctattttgacacataatccacaactaccaaaatgtaggtgttcccacaagagtttacaaatggtcccatgaaatcaataccctacacatcaaaaatatcaaattccaagatggtggtgaggggcatctcatttttctttgaaatcccaccggccctttgacattcatcacaacgcttgactagatcacttgtgtccttgtagagagtaggctaATAGAATCCATAACTCAACACTTTGGCCGTTGTTCTTGCTCCCCCTTGGTGACCACCGTAaggtgaagaatgacaagccccaagaatttcaattTGTTCCTCCTCTgacacacatcttctaatcatgcCATCGGTACAAATTCGGAAGACGTACGGtacatcccaataatagtctagacaatcccatttgagcttcttcctttggtttgaagagaactcatccgatacaattccactcacaagataatttgctaaatCAGCGAACCATGGTATctcggtcattgaaatggctagaagtttctcgtcggggaaggaatcattgatt containing:
- the LOC138905402 gene encoding uncharacterized protein, coding for MEKFRTYLMGRKVIVHTDHAALRYLMSKKDSKARLMRCVLLLQEFDLDIQYRKGSENQVADHLSLLEEEGRPHDGLEINDSFPDEKLLAISMTEIPWFADLANYLVSGIVSDEFSSNQRKKLKWDCLDYYWDVPYVFRICTDGMIRRCVSEEEQIEILGACHSSPYGGHQGGARTTAKVLSYGFY